The Nitrospira sp. CR1.1 genome has a segment encoding these proteins:
- the rfaQ gene encoding putative lipopolysaccharide heptosyltransferase III, with amino-acid sequence MTPIGMLHPKKILIIKLRHIGDVLLSTPVLRALRDAFPDARLTMLVNRGTEGVLAHHPDVDEVLCLEKGAWNAQCKFVYRLRERSFDCVIDLTDGDRSAVISFATGAPIRIGFNAEHRWRGLLYSQVAKPRSEDQHRVEYDLCALRALGLEPKRGMPSVSVSESEEQMTDQWLKEHGLAGEHSPPLVLLQPGARYSLKVWPPERFAQLADRLVERFNCRILLGGDQREREVAEQVARNTHCAPLVVAGKFSLLQYAALVKQCALFVGNDGGAMHIAATVGTPVVALFGPTYPERWGPRGGLTQVIYKGLDCRACYHPSCLRGDDSCMRQITVDEVFEAAGRILDRKGARVVS; translated from the coding sequence ATGACGCCCATTGGCATGCTGCATCCGAAGAAGATCTTGATCATCAAGTTGCGGCACATCGGCGATGTGCTGTTGTCGACGCCGGTGTTACGCGCATTGCGGGACGCGTTTCCCGACGCCCGGCTCACCATGTTGGTCAATCGCGGGACGGAAGGGGTGCTCGCGCATCATCCGGATGTGGACGAGGTGTTGTGTCTTGAGAAGGGCGCATGGAATGCCCAGTGCAAGTTTGTCTATCGGCTTCGAGAGCGGAGTTTTGATTGCGTGATCGACCTGACCGACGGGGACCGTTCCGCCGTCATCAGCTTCGCGACCGGGGCGCCCATCCGCATCGGATTTAATGCGGAACATCGCTGGCGGGGGCTGCTGTACAGCCAGGTGGCGAAACCGCGTTCAGAGGATCAGCATCGAGTGGAGTACGACCTCTGCGCTCTCCGGGCGCTGGGCCTCGAGCCTAAACGAGGGATGCCATCGGTCTCTGTTTCCGAGTCGGAGGAGCAGATGACAGACCAATGGCTGAAAGAACATGGATTGGCCGGGGAGCATTCCCCGCCGCTGGTGCTCCTGCAACCGGGCGCGCGGTATTCGTTGAAAGTCTGGCCTCCTGAACGGTTTGCTCAGCTGGCTGATCGTCTCGTTGAACGGTTCAACTGCCGGATTCTGCTGGGCGGGGATCAACGGGAACGTGAGGTCGCCGAACAAGTCGCCCGCAACACGCATTGCGCGCCACTCGTCGTGGCGGGCAAGTTTTCCCTGTTGCAGTACGCCGCGCTGGTGAAACAGTGCGCCTTGTTCGTGGGCAACGACGGCGGCGCCATGCATATTGCCGCGACAGTGGGCACTCCGGTGGTCGCGTTGTTCGGGCCCACCTATCCGGAACGGTGGGGACCGCGCGGCGGACTGACGCAGGTGATCTATAAAGGTCTGGATTGCCGGGCCTGTTACCATCCCAGTTGTTTGCGCGGCGACGACAGCTGCATGCGCCAGATCACGGTCGATGAGGTGTTCGAAGCGGCCGGCCGGATTCTCGACCGGAAGGGTGCGAGGGTGGTGTCGTGA
- a CDS encoding glycosyltransferase, translating into MRIGIDAASLVGDKGGVGWHTHHLLKALLELDEKTDYVGYLRPGSLRAGRLSGWPTASRMRWIETPRWLLSWRGRWDRLDLYHGPNFKMHTAGRYGGIVTIHDLWLARRPEYSRKLLGQAGSSRRAIATAKRARKVVTVSEFSAREIESLYGISRDHVTVIHNGVSQDFTPLCNEQIKAELRTRWSIPPAGFILFVGGADPRKNHAGFLQAVAKCRSQLGGRAIVLVGDADHPQGSYAATAQSLGLEQEVRCTGRLDREDLRRLYSCADVFVFPSRYEGFGMPVLEAMACGAPTITSSTSSLPEVAGDAALLVDPDDVEGLARAMVNILSDADLQRSLRRRGYERARLFTWQRAAASTSALYRELCR; encoded by the coding sequence ATGCGTATCGGGATCGACGCGGCCTCACTGGTGGGAGACAAGGGCGGGGTTGGCTGGCATACCCATCATCTGCTCAAAGCCCTGCTGGAACTGGACGAGAAGACTGACTATGTCGGATACCTCCGGCCCGGATCGCTGCGAGCCGGCCGACTCAGCGGTTGGCCGACGGCGTCACGCATGCGGTGGATCGAGACGCCGCGGTGGCTGCTGTCCTGGCGAGGCCGGTGGGATCGCCTGGACCTCTATCACGGTCCAAACTTTAAGATGCACACGGCGGGACGGTACGGGGGTATTGTCACCATCCATGATCTGTGGCTGGCCCGGCGCCCTGAATATTCACGCAAACTGTTGGGGCAGGCGGGCTCATCCCGGCGGGCCATCGCGACGGCCAAGCGGGCGCGGAAGGTCGTGACGGTGTCGGAGTTTTCGGCCCGGGAGATCGAGTCCCTGTATGGCATTTCGCGGGACCATGTCACGGTCATCCATAACGGCGTCTCTCAAGATTTCACCCCTCTGTGCAACGAGCAGATCAAAGCGGAGTTACGGACACGTTGGTCCATCCCTCCGGCCGGCTTCATTCTCTTCGTTGGCGGGGCGGACCCGAGAAAAAACCACGCGGGATTTTTGCAAGCGGTGGCGAAGTGCCGCTCGCAGTTGGGGGGGCGAGCCATCGTGCTGGTAGGGGACGCGGACCATCCGCAGGGTAGTTATGCCGCGACGGCTCAGTCGCTCGGCTTGGAGCAGGAGGTTCGTTGCACCGGGCGTCTCGACCGGGAAGACCTGCGCCGTTTATATTCCTGCGCCGATGTATTCGTGTTCCCCTCCCGTTATGAAGGATTCGGCATGCCGGTGCTGGAGGCGATGGCCTGCGGGGCGCCGACCATTACGTCCTCGACCTCGTCGTTGCCGGAGGTGGCGGGTGACGCGGCGTTGCTGGTCGATCCCGACGATGTGGAGGGATTGGCCCGGGCGATGGTGAACATCCTGTCCGACGCGGATCTTCAACGGAGCCTGCGGCGGCGCGGATACGAACGGGCCCGGCTCTTTACGTGGCAGCGCGCGGCCGCGTCGACTAGCGCCCTCTATCGCGAGCTCTGTAGATGA
- a CDS encoding glycosyltransferase, translating into MTIAAVVITKDEANNITDCLESLRWVDELIVVDAESRDRTVELAKQVTSRVCVRPWPGYGPQKNFGIDQAGADWILVVDADERVPDALRLEIQAVLAGRPPADIGGYEIPRRNFFYGKWIQGGGMYPDYQLRLFRKTAGRYDDVRLHENLALSGRRERLREPFIHYSMPTVNHHIRKMMRYTTLGADEKLKRVRHISGWTIGAHHIGTILKTLFTRGGYRDGVHGLVVAMFAGLHTFVKYAKAWERLNVRRGV; encoded by the coding sequence ATGACGATCGCGGCGGTGGTGATCACCAAGGACGAGGCAAACAACATTACGGATTGTCTTGAGTCCCTGCGCTGGGTTGATGAGCTCATCGTGGTGGATGCCGAAAGCCGGGATCGAACCGTCGAGTTGGCGAAGCAGGTGACTTCTCGGGTGTGTGTCCGGCCTTGGCCCGGGTACGGGCCGCAAAAGAACTTCGGGATCGACCAAGCCGGAGCCGACTGGATCCTGGTGGTGGATGCCGATGAACGGGTGCCGGACGCCCTGCGCCTGGAGATTCAGGCGGTGTTGGCCGGTCGTCCGCCAGCCGATATCGGCGGCTACGAAATCCCCCGCCGGAACTTTTTCTACGGGAAATGGATTCAAGGCGGCGGAATGTACCCGGACTATCAATTGCGGCTGTTCCGCAAGACGGCCGGGAGATACGACGACGTGCGGCTGCACGAAAACCTCGCGTTGAGCGGACGGCGGGAGCGGCTTCGAGAGCCGTTCATTCATTACAGCATGCCGACCGTGAATCACCACATCCGCAAGATGATGCGGTATACCACGCTGGGCGCCGATGAAAAGCTGAAGCGTGTCCGCCATATCAGCGGCTGGACCATTGGCGCCCATCACATCGGGACCATTCTGAAAACGCTGTTCACGCGCGGCGGATATCGCGACGGCGTGCACGGGCTGGTGGTGGCCATGTTTGCCGGCCTCCATACCTTTGTGAAGTACGCCAAAGCCTGGGAGCGGTTGAACGTCAGGCGCGGCGTATGA
- a CDS encoding glycosyltransferase — translation MDRLPVSAVVIAYNDEPNMRACLESITWADEIIVVDSHSTDGTERISREFTDKVYQHDFHGFGRLRNEALAHAAHDWVFSLDTDERATPELREEIRRLLAAGPEADAYYVPRKNYFLGRWIKHCGWFPDYRQPQLFRKSKLRYRDELVHESFDLDGRLGYMTAAALQYPFRDIDHFLAKQERYSDLMARRMVEQGRSFSWHQLVSHPCFTFVKMYVGRKGCLDGVPGLILSGLYAYYTFIKYARFWELQAQTVPQPTNAAPLKQG, via the coding sequence GTGGATCGTCTACCGGTATCGGCTGTCGTCATTGCGTACAATGATGAACCCAACATGCGGGCTTGCCTGGAATCGATTACCTGGGCGGATGAAATCATCGTGGTGGATTCTCATAGCACCGACGGCACCGAACGCATCAGTCGCGAGTTCACGGATAAGGTCTACCAGCATGACTTCCACGGGTTCGGCCGCCTCCGGAACGAAGCCCTGGCGCATGCGGCGCACGACTGGGTGTTCAGTCTGGACACAGACGAACGGGCCACTCCCGAACTGCGCGAGGAGATTCGGCGCCTCCTGGCCGCGGGGCCGGAGGCCGACGCCTATTACGTGCCGCGAAAGAATTACTTCCTCGGGCGCTGGATCAAACATTGCGGCTGGTTTCCCGACTACCGGCAACCGCAATTGTTCCGCAAAAGCAAGCTGCGCTATCGGGATGAACTCGTCCATGAGAGTTTCGACCTGGACGGGCGACTGGGCTACATGACGGCCGCCGCGCTCCAGTATCCATTCCGGGACATCGACCATTTTCTGGCCAAGCAGGAGCGGTATTCCGATCTGATGGCCCGGCGTATGGTGGAACAGGGGCGATCGTTTTCGTGGCATCAGCTGGTGTCGCATCCCTGTTTTACCTTCGTGAAAATGTATGTCGGGCGGAAGGGGTGTCTGGACGGGGTGCCGGGCCTCATTTTGTCCGGTCTCTACGCCTATTACACGTTCATCAAATATGCGCGGTTCTGGGAGCTTCAGGCGCAGACGGTCCCGCAGCCGACTAATGCTGCGCCGCTGAAACAAGGCTAA
- a CDS encoding sulfatase-like hydrolase/transferase, with the protein MMQRWAEARASIRKSVLFWWILFVVIQMAERVFLLRDALEQETPAPGLLLKTLLVGVRGDFITATFALALAGIGAGVYVLLRHGWTALRQSPRVFALSFRPALHVGCGLAGLLLFALLCVDMGYYGFNRQHMDFVFLEYIGDLLAPAATTEGTNVQAMQQTSAELEATGKWAWRLALFLAIQAAGIGVWWWSFSSVVVPALDRWRPGSGFQANALLVVALVAGGAGFHHSGPYGIRIAPIGSMVYYTLAQNPVLFAAEALRIAVVSRNPIERRANTEAMPYDAAVRTAQQLLGPGETFVDSRYPFVRTTSPSPDGVRLPEPANILLLFLEGLDRRYLGRTYGEVKGTPFLDRLKQDSVYFQNFFSNGVQTSRGLFATLCSTFPRQGAAAMKTRYAHDYLCLPSLLQRQGYSTEMVIGQHRDLNRLQTFAARNGLQQLRDEGDFPANAERAGLGIVDGALFDLCYERIKQRQSQGKPFFLTTLTLSTHHPFAAPLTHPEVQWLQQQVQDKYVAALRYTDFELERVFTRLVREGLLRNTVVVILGDHGRHEPVGSSDIERKAGHFASPLFIWMDESLRTPATYRPRTVSTIASQVDLAPTLLSLNGRLPAMGSFAGHDLSCLLVRDCLPGQVAYLTSVYDNLVGLASAEGLLLYSFATETFQEATLNFEPMPHERTGGGQLSPSRDRELMALYEVANMALDANRLWSWREFGTRL; encoded by the coding sequence ATGATGCAGCGATGGGCCGAGGCGCGGGCGTCTATCCGCAAGAGCGTATTGTTCTGGTGGATCCTGTTCGTCGTCATCCAAATGGCGGAGCGGGTGTTTCTCTTGCGCGATGCGCTCGAACAAGAGACGCCTGCGCCTGGGCTCCTGCTCAAGACCCTCCTGGTCGGCGTGCGAGGAGATTTCATCACCGCCACCTTCGCCCTGGCGCTCGCCGGGATCGGGGCCGGCGTCTATGTTCTGCTGAGGCACGGATGGACCGCCCTGCGTCAATCCCCGCGAGTCTTTGCGCTCTCGTTTCGCCCGGCATTACATGTGGGGTGCGGGCTCGCCGGCTTGCTCCTGTTTGCGCTCCTCTGTGTGGATATGGGGTACTACGGATTCAATCGCCAGCACATGGATTTTGTATTTCTGGAGTACATCGGTGATCTCCTCGCGCCGGCTGCGACGACGGAGGGGACAAATGTGCAGGCGATGCAGCAGACCAGCGCCGAATTAGAGGCGACCGGGAAATGGGCCTGGCGGCTGGCGCTGTTTCTGGCCATTCAAGCGGCGGGCATTGGTGTGTGGTGGTGGAGTTTTTCCAGCGTGGTCGTGCCGGCGCTGGACCGGTGGCGGCCGGGCTCGGGTTTTCAGGCCAATGCGCTCCTGGTTGTGGCCCTGGTAGCCGGAGGCGCCGGGTTTCACCATTCCGGTCCCTATGGCATTCGCATCGCGCCGATCGGCAGCATGGTCTATTACACGCTGGCGCAGAACCCGGTGCTGTTTGCCGCCGAAGCCTTGCGCATTGCGGTGGTGTCGCGCAATCCGATCGAACGGCGGGCGAATACGGAGGCCATGCCCTATGACGCTGCCGTGCGGACCGCTCAACAACTGCTGGGCCCCGGCGAGACGTTTGTGGATTCCCGCTATCCGTTTGTGCGGACGACGTCGCCTTCTCCCGATGGCGTTCGATTACCGGAGCCGGCCAATATTTTGCTGCTGTTTCTCGAAGGATTGGATCGCCGGTATCTAGGACGGACCTATGGCGAGGTGAAGGGCACCCCCTTTCTGGACCGGCTGAAACAGGACAGCGTCTATTTTCAGAACTTTTTTTCGAACGGGGTTCAAACCTCCCGGGGACTGTTCGCAACGCTCTGCAGCACGTTTCCGCGGCAGGGCGCCGCCGCGATGAAGACGCGGTACGCTCACGACTACCTCTGCCTGCCGTCCCTTCTGCAACGTCAGGGATACAGTACGGAAATGGTGATCGGGCAGCATCGGGACCTGAACCGGCTCCAGACGTTCGCGGCCCGCAACGGCCTGCAACAATTGCGGGACGAGGGGGACTTCCCCGCCAATGCGGAACGGGCTGGACTGGGCATCGTTGACGGCGCGCTGTTCGACCTCTGTTACGAGCGGATCAAACAGCGCCAATCCCAGGGGAAGCCGTTTTTTCTGACCACGCTGACCCTCTCGACGCATCATCCTTTCGCTGCGCCCCTGACCCATCCGGAGGTTCAGTGGCTTCAGCAACAGGTACAGGACAAGTATGTCGCGGCGTTGCGCTATACGGATTTCGAACTCGAACGGGTTTTTACCAGGCTTGTCCGTGAAGGATTACTGCGGAATACCGTCGTCGTCATTCTGGGCGATCACGGCCGGCATGAACCGGTGGGTAGTTCCGATATCGAACGAAAGGCCGGGCATTTTGCCTCACCGCTGTTCATCTGGATGGACGAGTCGCTGCGGACCCCTGCGACCTACCGGCCCCGGACCGTGAGCACAATCGCCAGTCAGGTAGATCTGGCGCCGACCCTGTTGTCCTTGAACGGGAGACTGCCGGCGATGGGCTCGTTTGCGGGACATGATCTGAGCTGCCTGCTGGTGCGCGACTGTCTGCCCGGTCAGGTGGCCTATCTTACGAGCGTGTACGACAACCTGGTCGGGCTTGCGAGCGCAGAGGGCCTCTTGTTGTATTCGTTTGCGACGGAAACCTTTCAGGAAGCCACGCTGAACTTCGAGCCAATGCCCCATGAACGGACGGGCGGCGGACAACTCTCGCCTTCCCGTGATCGGGAGTTGATGGCGTTATATGAAGTGGCCAATATGGCGTTGGATGCCAACCGTCTCTGGTCTTGGCGGGAGTTCGGGACCCGATTGTGA
- a CDS encoding glycosyltransferase produces MQALFSPRVLAGRRARMPDRRHTGASRARCAAAAGTSRPSRIIVKILIAESSMAVGGQELAVLLHAERLVARGHHIRLVLEPRSPIMAMARERGLPVEPFVMRQWRLPVSILAFRRLLQRERPDLVHVNSSRDSWIATLSARLLNPRPKVIRTRHISAPLNDNATTHLLYRRLFDMVIVTGGERNRQDLIHRDGLSPDRVAAFPIGLDVEQFSPAQPKQDIRAELGIPQGHLLVGMISYLRDYKGHRYLVDAAAKVLKQHPATAFLIVGEGPEEQNIRAQIERLGLTTDVRMLGFRDDLLDVFRSLNLFVIPTVEGDTIPQVLMQALAVGLPVVSTTTGSIPDVIADGESGMLVPPRDPDALADRIVRLLKDADLRAAMGKRGRHTVEQSYSIDRMVDELERVYRKVIAS; encoded by the coding sequence ATGCAGGCCCTGTTTTCGCCGCGAGTGCTCGCGGGCCGTCGCGCTCGAATGCCTGACCGGCGTCACACCGGAGCAAGTCGTGCGCGCTGTGCAGCAGCAGCTGGGACGAGTAGGCCAAGCAGGATCATCGTGAAGATTCTTATTGCGGAATCCAGTATGGCGGTCGGCGGGCAGGAACTCGCTGTCCTGCTGCATGCCGAACGATTGGTGGCGCGCGGCCATCACATCCGCCTGGTGTTGGAGCCGCGCAGTCCCATCATGGCGATGGCGAGAGAACGCGGGCTTCCGGTGGAGCCGTTCGTCATGCGGCAATGGCGCCTGCCTGTATCCATCCTCGCGTTCCGCCGGTTGCTTCAGCGGGAGCGCCCCGACCTCGTCCATGTGAACAGCTCGCGGGACAGCTGGATCGCAACCCTCTCCGCGCGTCTCCTCAACCCGCGCCCGAAGGTCATTCGCACGCGCCACATCTCGGCGCCGCTCAATGACAATGCCACTACGCATCTGTTGTACCGGCGCCTGTTCGACATGGTGATCGTCACCGGCGGGGAACGAAACCGGCAGGACCTGATCCATCGAGACGGCCTGTCGCCGGATCGTGTGGCGGCGTTTCCGATCGGCTTGGATGTCGAACAGTTTTCACCGGCTCAACCCAAGCAGGATATCCGCGCCGAACTCGGCATCCCGCAAGGGCACTTACTGGTCGGGATGATTTCCTATCTGCGGGACTATAAAGGCCATCGCTACCTGGTCGACGCGGCAGCCAAGGTGTTGAAGCAACATCCGGCGACGGCATTCCTCATCGTAGGAGAAGGGCCGGAGGAGCAGAATATTCGCGCCCAGATCGAACGACTCGGGCTGACGACCGATGTCCGCATGCTGGGATTCCGCGACGATCTGCTGGATGTGTTCCGGTCGTTGAACCTGTTTGTGATTCCCACGGTGGAAGGCGATACGATTCCCCAGGTGCTGATGCAGGCCCTGGCGGTCGGCCTGCCGGTCGTGTCGACGACCACCGGTTCGATTCCCGATGTGATTGCCGACGGAGAGTCGGGGATGCTCGTTCCACCGCGCGACCCCGATGCGTTGGCCGACCGGATCGTTCGCCTCTTGAAGGATGCCGACCTGCGGGCGGCGATGGGGAAACGCGGGCGTCACACCGTGGAGCAGTCCTATTCGATCGACCGGATGGTGGATGAATTGGAGCGGGTCTATCGGAAGGTCATTGCGTCATGA
- a CDS encoding lipopolysaccharide heptosyltransferase I: MTEPVRRILLIKPSSLGDIVHAMPTLAALRAQFPQAAVTWLVKRQWASLVEMIEGVDHVCAVERGLMGWLGRVPDLRAARFDLVVDLQGLFRSGAMAWLTGCGRRVGFANAREGSPYFYTQRVAVPAASMHAVDRYLLAAEALGAARPNVPRFDFIDQPKDRQAAEALLTAAGVIAPAPWIAMNVSARWETKRWPPQQFAAAADQLADAQGIPVVFMGGPAERPETRAVMARMRTKAVDLTGQTPVGLLPGLLRRAAVLVTNDSGPMHIAAAVGTPVVALFGPTDPVKTGPYGPGHVVLSNAVECRPCFRRECSRAVALECLTGVTPEQVVRAVQQQLGRVGQAGSS; the protein is encoded by the coding sequence ATGACCGAGCCAGTCCGCCGAATCCTGCTCATTAAGCCGAGTTCACTTGGCGACATCGTGCATGCGATGCCGACCCTGGCCGCCTTGCGCGCGCAATTTCCGCAAGCCGCCGTGACATGGCTGGTCAAACGGCAATGGGCCTCGCTGGTGGAGATGATCGAGGGAGTCGATCACGTCTGTGCGGTTGAGCGGGGGCTGATGGGCTGGTTGGGGCGGGTGCCGGACCTCCGCGCGGCCCGGTTTGATCTGGTCGTCGATCTGCAAGGGTTGTTCAGAAGCGGCGCCATGGCCTGGCTGACCGGCTGTGGCCGGCGCGTGGGATTCGCCAATGCGCGGGAGGGAAGTCCGTATTTCTATACGCAGCGGGTGGCTGTGCCAGCCGCATCGATGCATGCCGTGGACCGGTATCTGTTGGCGGCGGAAGCGCTGGGTGCGGCGCGTCCGAACGTGCCGCGCTTTGATTTCATTGATCAGCCTAAAGACCGGCAGGCCGCGGAAGCGCTGCTCACAGCAGCCGGCGTCATTGCCCCGGCGCCATGGATCGCGATGAACGTGTCCGCTCGCTGGGAGACGAAGCGCTGGCCGCCGCAGCAGTTTGCCGCGGCGGCAGATCAACTGGCCGACGCGCAGGGCATACCGGTAGTCTTTATGGGAGGCCCGGCGGAGCGACCGGAGACGCGTGCCGTGATGGCGCGTATGCGCACGAAAGCGGTTGATCTGACGGGACAGACCCCTGTAGGCTTGCTGCCCGGTTTGTTGCGCCGCGCGGCCGTGCTGGTGACAAACGATTCCGGTCCGATGCATATCGCGGCGGCGGTCGGCACTCCGGTGGTGGCGCTGTTCGGGCCGACCGATCCGGTGAAAACAGGCCCCTATGGTCCGGGGCATGTTGTCTTGTCCAACGCGGTCGAATGCAGGCCCTGTTTTCGCCGCGAGTGCTCGCGGGCCGTCGCGCTCGAATGCCTGACCGGCGTCACACCGGAGCAAGTCGTGCGCGCTGTGCAGCAGCAGCTGGGACGAGTAGGCCAAGCAGGATCATCGTGA
- the waaF gene encoding lipopolysaccharide heptosyltransferase II: protein MRKEEIRRIVVRGPNWLGDAVMCEPALSQVRALFPQAEITLLVKPAIADLLAQHPAVNRTLVYDDRGRHAGLTGKWTLAGVLRRHRFHLAILFQNAFEAALISFLAGIPRRFGYATDGRSLLLTDPVGVPPRRAMKHHVEYYWDLLKPLGGQGPAPAPRLFVTPEESALIARRLADAGIGPSDLVIGVNPGSTYGHAKRWLPDRYAEAVNRVVKDAQSQSGARVGVAIVGAKGEEPLGKAIADRINTRTVVCSGQTTVRELMALVKRCQLFLTNDTGPMHVAAAFNVPLVAVFGPTDWQTTSPFGVDAQLVRQPVSCAPCLLRECPIDHRCMTGVTVEQVYGAALRHLPLAAPPPVSEPEEATPVLSPTALAGVTVFLDRDGTLNVDTGYVKTPEAFTLLPGVGAALARLKGGGAKLIVVTNQSGVGRGYFSLKDLEAIHAKLRLLLAEDGVTLDGLYFCPHHPDDRCNCRKPSRGMVDRALAELQVDLSRAYVVGDSARDVELARQVGARAVLVMTGPSGAEALAELTSRDLSPDHVAADLPAAVEWTIAHATSKPVADMTR, encoded by the coding sequence ATGCGTAAGGAAGAGATCCGGCGCATCGTCGTCCGCGGTCCCAACTGGCTGGGCGACGCCGTCATGTGCGAACCGGCTTTAAGCCAGGTGCGCGCGTTGTTTCCGCAGGCCGAGATCACGCTCCTCGTGAAGCCGGCCATCGCGGATCTGCTCGCGCAGCATCCGGCGGTGAATCGCACCTTGGTGTATGACGACCGGGGACGTCATGCGGGGTTGACCGGCAAGTGGACCCTGGCCGGCGTCTTACGTCGTCACCGGTTTCATCTCGCCATTCTGTTTCAGAATGCGTTTGAGGCGGCGCTGATCAGCTTCCTGGCTGGCATTCCTCGCCGATTCGGGTATGCCACGGATGGCCGGAGTCTATTACTGACCGATCCGGTCGGCGTCCCGCCCCGTCGCGCGATGAAACATCACGTCGAATACTATTGGGACCTGCTCAAGCCTTTAGGGGGACAAGGGCCTGCGCCGGCGCCCCGCCTGTTCGTGACGCCGGAAGAATCCGCGTTGATTGCCCGCCGGTTGGCTGACGCCGGAATCGGACCGTCGGATCTGGTCATCGGCGTGAATCCCGGGTCGACCTACGGCCATGCCAAACGATGGTTGCCGGACCGGTATGCCGAAGCCGTCAATCGTGTCGTGAAGGACGCGCAGTCACAATCGGGGGCCCGCGTCGGTGTCGCCATTGTTGGCGCCAAAGGCGAAGAACCGTTGGGGAAAGCCATCGCCGACCGGATCAACACCCGCACGGTCGTCTGCTCAGGGCAGACCACGGTGCGGGAATTGATGGCGCTGGTGAAGCGGTGCCAGTTGTTTCTGACGAACGATACGGGTCCTATGCATGTGGCGGCCGCCTTCAATGTCCCCCTGGTGGCGGTGTTCGGTCCGACCGATTGGCAGACGACGTCGCCGTTCGGCGTCGATGCTCAGCTGGTCCGGCAACCGGTGTCTTGCGCGCCATGCCTGCTACGGGAATGTCCCATCGATCACCGGTGCATGACCGGCGTGACAGTGGAGCAGGTGTATGGAGCGGCGTTGCGCCATCTGCCGCTCGCGGCCCCTCCCCCGGTCAGTGAGCCCGAAGAGGCGACACCGGTCCTGTCACCCACGGCGCTGGCTGGAGTGACTGTGTTTTTGGATCGTGACGGGACGTTGAATGTCGACACAGGATATGTGAAGACACCGGAAGCATTCACATTGCTGCCCGGTGTGGGTGCGGCGCTCGCCAGACTGAAAGGCGGCGGCGCAAAGCTGATCGTGGTGACGAATCAGTCCGGAGTAGGGCGGGGATACTTCAGCTTAAAGGACCTTGAAGCGATCCATGCCAAGTTGCGACTCCTGCTGGCCGAAGACGGGGTGACGCTCGACGGGTTGTACTTCTGTCCCCATCATCCGGACGATCGATGTAACTGCCGGAAGCCGTCCCGGGGTATGGTCGATCGGGCCCTGGCCGAATTGCAGGTGGACCTGAGCCGGGCCTATGTCGTCGGAGACAGCGCGCGCGATGTTGAATTGGCCAGGCAGGTGGGTGCGCGCGCCGTCCTGGTCATGACCGGCCCGTCCGGGGCGGAGGCGTTGGCCGAGCTGACGTCGCGGGATCTCTCCCCGGACCATGTCGCCGCTGACTTGCCGGCTGCGGTGGAATGGACCATTGCCCATGCGACGAGCAAGCCGGTCGCCGACATGACGCGCTGA